A single window of Venturia canescens isolate UGA chromosome 3, ASM1945775v1, whole genome shotgun sequence DNA harbors:
- the LOC122408443 gene encoding uncharacterized protein encodes MSDESVRSCILGLLRLTKPHSAQLRRRCNDLWCYELLRLSGDRLVNRLKYVIWWAPLRALVVAYNRGILSGQRVLGVVYEELQRRGVLEAPRVRGLVDEIRCKYLYLDKSLLLAVSNTAVIFTIGYRHFYDAGSDEEEALAEATRAVEEADLEHQTALYQPQHEERAEEEPRASTSAASAEPIPLQPASDDDEASTILNSSLMFSDRSDILAVYRQARANDDDGAIAGPSYHHHRQQEDDLVQPENQLGVYPMDARQEEEEE; translated from the exons ATGTCGGATGAATCAGTGCGTTCTTGTATTTTGGGTCTTTTACGTCTAACAAAACCGCATAGCGCTCAGCTGAGACGTCGGTGTAATGATCTATGGTGTTACGAGTTGCTGCGTTTATCGGGTGATCGACTCGTGAACAGACTTAAATACGTGATCTGGTGGGCCCCTTTACGAGCTCTAGTGGTGGCCTATAACAGAGGCATATTAAGTGGTCAACGAGTGCTGGGTGTTGTGTATGAGGAGTTACAGCGCCGCGGTGTTTTAGAAGCTCCCCGCGTAAGAGGCCTTGTCGATGAAATCAGATGTAAGTACCTTTATCTCGATAAATCACTGTTGTTGGCGGTGAGCAATACAGCAGTTATTTTTACCATAGGCTATCGGCATTTTTACGATGCGGGGAGTGACGAAgaagaggctctcgctgaggCGACGAGAGCTGTGGAGGAAGCGGATCTAGAGCATCAAACCGCCCTTTACC AACCGCAGCATGAGGAGAGGGCTGAGGAAGAGCCTAGGGCGAGCACCTCGGCAGCATCGGCTGAACCGATACCGCTGCAGCCCGCGTCTGATGACGACGAGGCGTCGACTATTCTCAACTCCTCCTTGATGTTTAGCGATCGGTCTGATATACTGG CTGTGTACCGGCAAGCCAGAGCAAACGATGACGACGGAGCGATAGCGGGTCCATCGTATCACCACCATCGTCAGCAGGAAGATGACCTCGTACAGCCCGAGAATCAGCTGGGGGTGTATCCGATGGATGCTCgacaggaggaggaggaggagtag
- the LOC122407605 gene encoding uncharacterized protein — protein sequence MECDSDIQTGGGRTRNTQGNEAFGDVQPPGGRIIITHDTARYFKRFQLRGREITLRIRQPHAGANVTTWLKGAFRDLRTHLTSHCEGGDYAGIAFSASCLAHGPVWLSFRPVRTYTFVDIWQLITNIAQSAASLDINDSFHIKVCIVKGLEGRGRKGLTHEGVAKKLILTIRNTDNLCLPRSLVTARAYAERGEIRSGALHSRWQRIRQINGSLQKEAALELTRSANVVIQPAGCGMREIAIYQNYLAREGLAIVVFEFLTLGRRERPVFDGTQTVMDTVGSVRHTLYILYYERSHHFQPILNLRGAVGSLNFCAICNARSRRDHRCLKKKCPRCLQAPPCALGAAAAIRCETCNRDFFGEQCLENHRAITIRRKHRVNTVCESLQRCRNCFRAIRPLEKKTHVCGEGFCKTCKSRHPYNSLCYMRPIRVDERPKENIFIFYDFETQQCTPVKGDPTTRVHEPNLCVAQRVCTKCCDNASIDEPCEHCGDHEFIFRTNPVCQLVELAIQSMPNFSHIFLIAHNAGGFDAQFILRYLIEEKKTQLPSLIMNGTKIITMRVGKLVFLDSLNYFHMPLSALPKSFGLKTALAKGSFPHLFNRPENQNYIGPMPPVADYSPDTMRPEERERFFAWYTELKNASYVFNFSNELITYCKNDVTILRQACVVFRKMFKDSGRVCPFSENTTIASACFQIFRKNFLKPNTIGIIPTGGYRWAHNQSKKAISWLVWMEHSLNRRIIHAGRSREFKLP from the exons ATGGAGTGTGATTCag ATATACAAACGGGCGGGGGAAGAACACGCAATACACAGGGGAACGAGGCTTTCGGGGATGTGCAACCCCCGGGAGGGCGGATCATCATCACGCACGATACAGCCcgttatttcaaacgttttcaacTACGTGGTCGGGAGATAACATTGCGTATCCGCCAGCCTCACGCTGGCGCAAACGTGACAACATGGCTTAAAGGAGCATTCCGCGATCTTCGGACGCATCTCACGAGTCACTGTGAGGGTGGTGACTACGCGGGGATCGCGTTCTCCGCGAGCTGCTTAGCGCACGGCCCCGTCTGGCTTTCATTCCGTCCTGTCCGCACCTATACATTTGTAGATATCTGGCAATTAATAACAAACATAGCTCAAAGTGCAGCGTCTCTGGATATTAATgattctttccatataaaagtatgtatcgTTAAAGGTTTGGAGggtagggggcgaaaaggttTGACACACGAGGGCGttgctaaaaaattaattttaacgATTCGAAATACCGACAATCTGTGTCTACCGCGCTCGTTAGTAACAGCACGCGCGTACGCGGAAAGGGGTGAGATACGCTCGGGGGCTCTGCATTCTAGATGGCAGCGTATACGACAGATTAACGGGTCGCTTCAAAAAGAGGCGGCGCTTGAGCTCACGAGAAGCGCAAATGTTGTTATACAGCCCGCTGGCTGTGGTATGCGCGAAATTGCTATATACCAGAATTATTTGGCTCGCGAGGGGTTAGCTATCgtggttttcgagtttttgactTTGGGGCGACGCGAAAGACCGGTGTTTGACGGTACACAGACGGTTATGGATACAGTAGGCTCAGTCAGGCACACGTTATACATTCTGTATTATGAGCGGTCGCATCATTTCCAGCCTATCTTGAATCTGCGTGGTGCTGTAGGCAGCTTAAACTTCTGCGCAATCTGTAACGCCCGTTCTCGTCGGGATCAtagatgtttaaaaaagaaatgcccTCGCTGCCTTCAAGCACCGCCCTGCGCTCTGGGAGCAGCTGCCGCGATCAGATGCGAGACATGTAACCGCGATTTTTTTGGGGAACAATGTTTAGAAAATCACAGGGCTATTACCATCCGTCGTAAACACAGGGTAAACACTGTTTGCGAGTCTCTTCAGCGGTGCCGTAACTGCTTTCGCGCGATAAGAcctttagagaaaaagacgcaTGTGTGCGGGGAGGGTTTCTGTAAAACGTGTAAATCGCGGCACCCCTATAATAGCCTGTGCTATATGAGGCCTATTCGCGTCGATGAGAGGCCAAAAGAGAACATATTCATATTCTATGATTTTGAAACGCAGCAGTGTACCCCTGTAAAAGGTGATCCTACAACGCGCGTTCACGAACCGAATCTTTGCGTAGCTCAACGTGTCTGCACCAAGTGCTGCGATAATGCTTCTATAGACGAGCCGTGCGAGCATTGCGGGGATCACGAGTTTATATTTAGGACGAACCCTGTGTGTCAACTTGTGGAGTTAGCCATACAGAGTATGCCGAACTTCTCTCACATATTTTTAATAGCCCATAACGCCGGTGGTTTCGACGCCCAGTTTATCCTGCGCTACCtcatcgaggagaaaaaaacgcagcTCCCATCTTTAATAATGAACGGCActaaaatcatcacaatgcgCGTTGGCAAACTCGTGTTTCTCGACAGCTTGAACTACTTTCACATGCCTCTGAGTGCACTGCCTAAATCTTTCGGTCTAAAAACTGCTCTCGCCAAAGGATCTTTTCCGCATCTGTTCAATAGGCCCGAgaatcaaaattatattgGGCCGATGCCGCCCGTAGCCGATTACTCTCCCGACACTATGCGCCCGGAGGAACGCGAGCGTTTTTTTGCATGGTATACCGAATTAAAGAATGCCTCTTAtgtatttaacttttcaaacgaGCTCATAACCTATTGTAAAAACGACGTTACGATACTGAGACAGGCCTGTGTGGTTTTCCGGAAAATGTTCAAGGACAGCGGACGCGTTTGCCCGTTTAGCGAAAACACAACAATCGCGTCCGCCTGCtttcaaatctttcgaaaaaattttttaaaacctaaCACGATCGGTATTATACCTACGGGTGGTTACAGATGGGCTCACAATCAGTCAAAAAAAGCGATCTCTTGGCTCGTGTGGATGGAGCATTCTTTAAATCGTCGTATCATTCACGCAGGACGCTCGCGCGAGTTTAAATTGCcttaa